One region of Agrobacterium tumefaciens genomic DNA includes:
- a CDS encoding NAD(P)/FAD-dependent oxidoreductase: protein MAEVTTIPNPGHTSSWYAASANVKSVRPTLEGAMEADVCVIGGGFTGISAALELSERGYSVIVLEGVRVGFGASGRNGGQIVNGYSRDLETIASRYGHDKAVKLGEMSLEGGEIIRSRISKYAIDCDLVDGGFFAAFTTKQIREMEAHKAHWEKHGHGGLEMVSKADVGKYVRTDRYAGGMIDRFGGHIHPLNLVQGEAAAAESLGARIFENSRVISLEQGVNPVVRTATGSVKAKYVLVCGNAYLGKLLPEIGDRMMPVSSQVMATEPLDADLIEELLPANYCVEDANYILDYYRRTSDNRLLYGGGIGYGGSDPADLTGVIRPNMLKTFPQLEKTKIDFAWSGNFALTLTRIPHMGKLSDNVYFSHGDSGHGVTTTHLLGKILGEAVAGHAERFDVWSSLPNYPFPGGKTFRVPLTVLGAWWYGLRDRLGF, encoded by the coding sequence ATGGCTGAGGTGACGACTATTCCCAATCCCGGCCACACATCCTCCTGGTATGCGGCCTCCGCCAATGTCAAATCCGTGCGGCCAACGCTTGAAGGCGCAATGGAAGCGGATGTCTGCGTCATCGGTGGCGGGTTTACCGGGATTTCCGCAGCACTCGAACTTTCCGAACGCGGCTATTCCGTTATCGTGCTGGAAGGCGTGCGGGTCGGCTTCGGCGCGTCGGGGCGCAATGGCGGCCAGATCGTCAATGGCTATAGCCGCGACCTCGAAACAATCGCCAGTCGTTACGGCCACGACAAGGCGGTGAAACTCGGCGAAATGTCGCTGGAAGGCGGGGAGATCATCCGCAGCCGCATTTCGAAATACGCTATCGATTGCGATCTCGTCGATGGCGGTTTCTTTGCGGCCTTCACGACGAAACAGATTCGCGAGATGGAGGCCCATAAGGCCCATTGGGAAAAACACGGCCATGGCGGGCTTGAGATGGTCTCCAAAGCCGATGTTGGAAAATACGTGCGGACCGATCGTTATGCCGGCGGCATGATCGACCGTTTCGGCGGCCACATCCATCCGCTCAATCTGGTGCAGGGGGAAGCCGCGGCGGCCGAAAGTCTCGGTGCGCGCATATTCGAAAATTCGAGGGTCATTTCGCTGGAGCAGGGCGTAAACCCTGTCGTGCGCACGGCGACGGGCAGCGTGAAGGCGAAATATGTTCTCGTCTGCGGCAATGCCTATCTCGGCAAGCTGCTGCCGGAAATCGGCGACCGGATGATGCCGGTCTCAAGCCAGGTCATGGCGACAGAGCCGCTTGATGCCGATCTGATCGAGGAACTCCTGCCAGCCAATTATTGCGTCGAGGATGCCAATTATATTCTCGATTATTATCGCCGCACCTCCGACAACCGCCTGCTTTATGGCGGTGGTATCGGTTATGGCGGCAGCGATCCGGCGGATCTGACCGGGGTAATCCGTCCGAATATGCTGAAGACTTTCCCGCAACTGGAAAAGACGAAGATCGATTTTGCCTGGAGCGGCAATTTCGCGCTGACGCTGACGCGCATCCCGCATATGGGCAAACTGTCGGACAATGTCTATTTTTCGCATGGCGACAGCGGCCACGGTGTCACCACCACGCATCTGCTCGGCAAGATATTGGGCGAGGCCGTTGCAGGCCACGCCGAGCGTTTCGATGTCTGGAGTTCCCTGCCGAATTATCCGTTCCCAGGCGGTAAGACGTTCCGCGTGCCGCTGACCGTGCTTGGTGCATGGTGGTACGGCCTGCGCGACAGGCTCGGATTTTAA
- a CDS encoding gluconokinase translates to MGVSGSGKSTVAEELAEKLGIAFIEGDKLHPKSNVDKMSEGIPLTDEDRWPWLDLIGAELRKGNENNGVVVSCSALKKIYRDRLREATGGPLAFVYLDGSLELLSRRMGERKGHFMPLSLLQTQLATLEVPTGEPGVVTVSIDATPEEITANALSGLKAVIF, encoded by the coding sequence ATGGGAGTGAGCGGCTCTGGCAAGTCCACGGTCGCAGAGGAACTGGCGGAAAAACTGGGCATTGCCTTTATTGAGGGCGACAAGCTTCACCCGAAATCCAATGTCGATAAAATGTCAGAGGGCATTCCGCTGACCGACGAAGATCGCTGGCCCTGGCTCGATCTGATTGGCGCAGAACTGCGCAAGGGAAACGAAAATAACGGTGTCGTCGTTTCCTGCTCGGCGCTGAAGAAAATCTATCGCGACCGCCTTCGCGAGGCTACCGGTGGCCCGCTCGCTTTCGTCTATCTGGACGGCAGCCTGGAACTTCTCAGCAGGCGTATGGGCGAACGCAAGGGGCACTTCATGCCGCTCTCGCTGCTCCAGACCCAGCTTGCCACGCTGGAAGTGCCGACCGGCGAACCCGGCGTCGTAACCGTCAGCATCGACGCCACGCCGGAGGAAATTACCGCAAACGCACTTTCGGGCCTGAAAGCGGTGATTTTTTAA
- a CDS encoding ABC transporter permease translates to MKNAASFFAPGVLVLALIAFLAAPQVFAPIFRPLVQTNAPAIYTQANLLSLTLSHLTIVAIATGLATLVAGALAVLVTRPFGADFLPLSRSIVNIGQTFPPVAVLALAVPMIGFGEKPTLIALFLYALLPVFENTLTGLTTLPPTVMDAAKGAGMTGWQRLVKVELPLALPAILAGIRLSAVISLSTATIGSTVAARTLGEVIIAGLQSNNLAFILQGGLIVAVLAILIHASFSALEKAAARKTGH, encoded by the coding sequence ATGAAAAATGCCGCTTCGTTTTTCGCCCCCGGGGTTCTGGTGCTGGCGCTGATCGCCTTTCTCGCGGCGCCGCAGGTTTTCGCACCGATATTCCGCCCTCTTGTGCAGACCAATGCGCCGGCGATCTACACGCAGGCCAATCTGCTTTCCCTGACACTGTCGCATCTGACCATTGTCGCAATCGCAACGGGGCTGGCCACGCTGGTGGCGGGGGCCCTTGCGGTTCTCGTCACCCGCCCTTTCGGCGCGGATTTTCTGCCGCTATCGCGCAGCATCGTCAATATCGGCCAGACCTTTCCGCCGGTGGCGGTGCTGGCGCTTGCCGTGCCGATGATCGGTTTTGGCGAGAAACCGACGCTCATTGCGCTGTTTCTCTATGCGCTTTTACCGGTTTTCGAAAATACGCTGACAGGGCTGACCACGCTGCCGCCAACCGTCATGGATGCCGCAAAGGGCGCCGGCATGACCGGCTGGCAAAGACTTGTCAAAGTGGAGCTGCCACTTGCCCTTCCGGCGATCCTCGCAGGCATCAGGCTTTCGGCGGTGATCAGCCTTTCGACAGCAACCATCGGTTCCACGGTCGCGGCCCGCACGCTCGGAGAGGTGATCATCGCCGGCCTGCAATCCAACAATCTCGCCTTCATCCTTCAGGGCGGATTGATCGTCGCTGTGCTGGCAATCCTGATCCACGCCAGCTTTTCTGCACTGGAAAAGGCAGCGGCCCGCAAAACCGGGCACTGA
- a CDS encoding ABC transporter ATP-binding protein codes for MIEIDTITKRYGDTVVVDQVSLTVAPRTVTVIVGTSGSGKTTLLRMINRLVEPTSGTIRIDGDDVSTMPGYKLRRQIGYAIQGHGLFPHRTVAENIATVPQLIGWDRKRIDAKIDALMQLFQLDPALYANRFPHELSGGQQQRVGVARALAAEPNILLMDEPFGALDPVIRAKAQNDLLDIQKKLGVTIVLVTHDMDEAFHLADRIAVMDKGRIVQDCPPAELVLKPATNFVRTMIGENERALKLLSVLSVADVVEPGSAEGEPLNEHTSQRDALSAMLWAGCDTLPVLKDDGKPAGIVRRDVLLQRAAGTP; via the coding sequence ATGATCGAGATCGACACCATCACGAAACGATATGGCGATACGGTCGTGGTCGACCAGGTCTCCCTGACTGTGGCGCCGCGCACCGTCACCGTCATCGTCGGCACTTCCGGGTCGGGAAAAACCACACTGCTGCGCATGATAAACCGGCTGGTGGAGCCGACCTCCGGCACTATCCGCATCGACGGAGACGATGTGAGCACCATGCCGGGCTACAAGCTGCGCCGTCAGATCGGCTATGCCATTCAGGGCCATGGGTTGTTTCCGCATCGCACCGTGGCGGAGAATATCGCGACGGTTCCGCAGCTCATCGGCTGGGACCGCAAGCGCATCGATGCGAAAATCGACGCGCTGATGCAGCTCTTCCAGCTGGATCCGGCGCTTTATGCCAACCGCTTTCCGCATGAGCTTTCAGGCGGCCAGCAACAGCGTGTCGGCGTGGCGCGCGCGCTTGCAGCAGAACCGAACATTCTTCTGATGGACGAACCTTTCGGTGCACTGGACCCGGTTATCCGCGCCAAGGCCCAGAACGATCTTCTCGATATCCAGAAGAAGCTCGGTGTCACCATCGTTCTTGTCACGCATGATATGGACGAGGCCTTTCACCTGGCGGATCGTATTGCCGTTATGGACAAGGGCCGTATCGTTCAGGACTGCCCGCCGGCCGAGCTGGTGCTAAAACCGGCAACGAATTTCGTCCGCACCATGATCGGCGAAAACGAGCGCGCCCTGAAACTTCTATCCGTCCTGTCGGTTGCAGACGTCGTGGAGCCGGGAAGCGCCGAAGGCGAACCTTTGAATGAACATACCAGCCAGCGCGACGCCCTGTCTGCAATGTTGTGGGCGGGCTGCGATACCTTGCCGGTGCTGAAAGACGATGGCAAACCCGCAGGTATCGTGCGGCGCGACGTTCTGCTCCAGCGGGCTGCCGGAACCCCATGA
- a CDS encoding ABC transporter permease → MTKWPDKVGVLISCLLLYALAASPFMTFRANRIIQGETRTIFEALPVAAATLLVAIIVVAAFIAFFRFPARLKLAAALVGLAALAIFVGQAASALTPEGNSFARVSPASGFWLMFAGLALLAADCIARLQPKPTLRILLLLVATGTLAAVLTSGLWDDLSIIKEYNGRADIFWTEALRHVELAIGSLVAATLAGIPLGILCYKVERLRSGLLNALNIVQTIPSIALFGLLIAPLGWMAANVPGAAKIGIAGIGMAPAFVALFLYSLLPVVSNTVVGLSGVSQAVREAARGLGMTPLQRLLRVEFPLAMPVILTGIRIVLVQNIGLATIAALIGGGGFGVFVFQGIGQTAMDLVLLGTVPTVLLGFAAAITLDALIDSNLFSAGGRQKA, encoded by the coding sequence TTGACGAAATGGCCTGACAAGGTAGGCGTGCTGATTTCGTGCCTGCTTCTCTACGCGCTTGCAGCGTCCCCCTTCATGACATTCCGAGCTAACCGGATCATTCAGGGTGAAACGCGAACGATCTTCGAAGCGCTTCCGGTTGCTGCTGCTACCCTCCTCGTCGCCATCATTGTTGTCGCCGCCTTCATCGCCTTTTTCCGGTTTCCGGCGCGCCTGAAACTCGCCGCTGCGCTGGTCGGTCTCGCGGCACTGGCGATCTTCGTCGGGCAGGCGGCGTCTGCGCTGACACCCGAGGGCAACAGTTTTGCCCGCGTATCGCCCGCCAGCGGTTTCTGGTTGATGTTTGCAGGGCTTGCATTGCTCGCCGCCGATTGCATTGCACGTCTCCAGCCGAAACCCACTTTGCGGATTTTGCTGTTGCTGGTGGCAACCGGGACGCTTGCGGCGGTCCTGACAAGCGGCCTCTGGGACGATCTCTCCATCATCAAGGAATATAACGGCCGGGCAGATATCTTCTGGACCGAAGCACTGCGGCATGTGGAACTTGCCATCGGGTCGCTGGTTGCAGCCACCCTCGCCGGTATCCCGCTCGGCATTCTCTGTTACAAGGTCGAGCGTTTGCGCTCCGGTCTACTGAACGCTCTCAATATCGTCCAGACCATTCCCTCCATCGCGCTTTTCGGCCTCTTGATCGCGCCACTCGGATGGATGGCAGCCAATGTGCCGGGTGCGGCGAAGATCGGCATCGCCGGCATCGGCATGGCGCCGGCCTTCGTGGCGCTATTTCTCTATTCGCTGCTGCCCGTTGTCTCCAATACGGTCGTCGGCCTGTCCGGCGTTTCGCAGGCAGTGCGGGAAGCCGCGCGCGGGCTTGGCATGACGCCACTGCAAAGGCTGCTGCGGGTGGAGTTTCCACTCGCCATGCCCGTCATCCTCACCGGCATCCGTATCGTGCTGGTGCAGAATATCGGTCTTGCGACCATCGCAGCACTGATCGGCGGCGGTGGATTTGGCGTTTTCGTGTTTCAGGGCATAGGGCAGACCGCGATGGACCTCGTACTGCTCGGCACCGTGCCGACCGTTCTGCTCGGCTTCGCCGCCGCGATTACGCTCGACGCCCTTATCGACAGCAATCTCTTCAGCGCAGGCGGAAGGCAAAAGGCATGA
- the osmF gene encoding glycine betaine ABC transporter substrate-binding protein OsmF, with protein sequence MNRSMMLTGAGFALALSVSFAQAQVVVSSKIDTEGGVLGNIILAVLNKNNIETTDRIQLGATPVVRKAITAGEIDIYPEYTGNAAFFFSKADDPLWKDAAKAYQEAKTLDYDANKIVWLTPSPANNTWAIALRKDVADKNNLKTLSDFGKYITGGGDVVLAASSEFVNSAAALPAFQTTYGFTMKPDQLITLSGGDTAATIAAAANQTNNANAAMVYGTDGGIAPSGLVVLEDDKHVQPVYQPAPIIREEVLKKNPNIETLLKPVFEKLDLATLQELNARVQVGGEQAKAVATDFLTKNGFLK encoded by the coding sequence ATGAACCGCTCGATGATGTTGACAGGCGCCGGATTTGCGCTCGCCCTTTCTGTTTCCTTCGCTCAGGCGCAGGTGGTGGTGTCGTCTAAGATCGACACGGAGGGCGGCGTTCTCGGCAACATCATCCTTGCCGTGCTGAACAAGAACAATATCGAGACGACGGATCGCATCCAGCTTGGCGCTACCCCGGTCGTCAGAAAAGCGATCACTGCCGGCGAGATCGACATTTATCCGGAATACACAGGCAACGCCGCCTTCTTCTTCTCCAAGGCGGACGACCCGCTCTGGAAAGATGCCGCCAAGGCTTACCAGGAAGCCAAGACACTCGACTATGACGCCAACAAGATCGTCTGGCTGACACCATCGCCCGCAAACAACACCTGGGCGATTGCGCTGCGCAAGGATGTTGCCGACAAGAACAATCTGAAGACGCTTTCGGATTTCGGCAAATACATTACCGGTGGCGGTGACGTGGTTCTTGCCGCCTCCTCGGAATTCGTCAATTCCGCAGCCGCCCTGCCGGCATTTCAGACCACCTACGGCTTCACCATGAAGCCGGATCAGCTGATCACGCTTTCCGGTGGCGACACGGCTGCCACTATCGCTGCCGCCGCAAATCAGACGAACAATGCCAATGCGGCCATGGTCTATGGCACCGATGGTGGCATAGCGCCGTCCGGTCTTGTCGTGCTTGAGGACGACAAGCATGTGCAGCCCGTCTACCAGCCTGCGCCGATCATTCGCGAGGAAGTTCTGAAAAAGAACCCCAATATCGAGACATTGCTGAAACCCGTTTTCGAAAAGCTGGATCTGGCAACCTTGCAGGAGCTGAACGCCCGCGTGCAGGTGGGGGGCGAACAGGCCAAGGCAGTTGCGACCGACTTCCTGACGAAGAACGGTTTCCTCAAGTAA
- a CDS encoding AbrB family transcriptional regulator, whose amino-acid sequence MIIKPEFHTFALTALVGSMGALLASLLNVPAPFLSGPALAVTITGLAGVKLGIPAFIRNACFVVVGISMGTSVTPSVIDAAKTWPLSFVIVLVAVVIMLYVAYWILHYGFGYDRTTAMLGASPGHLSYIISLGAETKSDLATVSIVQSVRVLALTLSVPLIVEYFDLVSTEPLIANPPMGLFTLALTIGASLAMGWLFLRWRFPAALLLGGVAVSIGTHITGLTEGGVPSWLSLPVYVLIGCLIGTRFSNVSLMDVRKGFLAGFVVTIAVMVIAGSIAWMISNITGVPLNAVMIAYSPGGLETMAAMAVMMHADTAYVGSHHVLRLLFLSVLMPLVMGKDARKRDGEI is encoded by the coding sequence ATGATCATCAAGCCTGAATTCCATACATTTGCACTTACCGCGCTCGTCGGCAGCATGGGTGCGCTGCTTGCCAGTCTCCTTAACGTTCCAGCGCCGTTTCTGTCCGGTCCGGCGCTCGCCGTGACGATTACGGGACTGGCGGGCGTGAAGCTTGGGATTCCCGCCTTCATCCGCAATGCCTGTTTCGTTGTGGTCGGCATTTCGATGGGAACGAGCGTAACGCCGTCGGTGATCGATGCCGCGAAGACATGGCCACTGAGCTTCGTCATCGTGCTCGTTGCAGTCGTCATCATGCTGTATGTCGCCTATTGGATCCTGCATTACGGCTTCGGATACGACAGGACGACGGCAATGCTGGGCGCTTCGCCCGGGCACCTCAGCTATATCATCAGCCTCGGCGCCGAGACGAAAAGCGACCTTGCGACCGTCAGCATCGTGCAAAGCGTGCGAGTGCTGGCGCTGACGCTTTCCGTGCCGCTGATTGTTGAATATTTCGATCTCGTCAGCACGGAACCGCTCATCGCCAATCCACCGATGGGCCTGTTCACACTGGCCCTGACCATTGGCGCGTCGCTTGCGATGGGATGGCTGTTCCTTCGCTGGAGATTTCCCGCAGCCCTGCTGCTGGGCGGCGTCGCGGTTTCCATCGGCACCCATATTACCGGCCTTACCGAGGGCGGTGTTCCGAGCTGGCTCAGCCTGCCGGTCTATGTGCTGATCGGCTGTCTCATCGGCACGCGCTTTTCGAATGTGTCGCTGATGGATGTGCGAAAAGGCTTTCTGGCAGGTTTCGTCGTCACCATCGCCGTGATGGTGATCGCCGGAAGTATCGCCTGGATGATTTCCAACATTACAGGCGTTCCGCTCAATGCGGTGATGATTGCCTATTCGCCGGGCGGTCTTGAAACCATGGCGGCGATGGCCGTGATGATGCATGCCGATACCGCCTATGTCGGATCACATCACGTTCTCAGACTTCTGTTCCTGTCGGTTCTCATGCCGCTGGTCATGGGCAAGGATGCGCGCAAGCGGGACGGCGAAATCTAA
- the rirA gene encoding iron-responsive transcriptional regulator RirA encodes MRLTKQTNYAVRMLMYCAANEGKLSRIPEIARAYGVSELFLFKILQPLNKAGLVETVRGRNGGVRLGKPAEKISLFDVVKVTEDSFAMAECFEDGAVECPLVDSCGLNSALRKALNAFFDVLAEYSIDDLVKARPQINFLLGIDTEMPKIAALPAA; translated from the coding sequence ATGCGTTTGACCAAACAGACCAACTATGCCGTTCGCATGTTGATGTATTGCGCCGCAAATGAAGGCAAGTTGAGCCGCATTCCGGAGATCGCCAGGGCTTATGGCGTATCTGAGCTGTTCCTTTTCAAAATTCTGCAGCCGCTCAACAAGGCCGGTCTGGTGGAAACCGTGCGCGGCCGTAACGGCGGCGTGCGTCTTGGTAAACCCGCTGAGAAAATCAGCCTGTTTGACGTGGTGAAGGTGACCGAAGACAGTTTTGCCATGGCGGAATGCTTCGAGGACGGTGCTGTCGAATGTCCGCTTGTGGATAGCTGCGGCCTCAACTCGGCGCTTCGCAAGGCGCTCAATGCCTTCTTCGATGTGCTGGCGGAATATTCCATCGACGATCTCGTCAAGGCGCGGCCGCAGATCAACTTCCTGCTCGGCATCGACACGGAAATGCCGAAGATCGCCGCCTTGCCGGCCGCCTGA
- a CDS encoding Fe(3+) ABC transporter substrate-binding protein, translating to MASLKSCFSAAVFSGLTILSAAPAAFADGEVNVYSYRQPELIQPLLDAFTKETGIEANVLFLDKGLVERIQAEGVNSPADVLLTVDIARLVEAKEGGVTQPVLNDPVIEKDIPANLRDPQGEWFGLTTRGRVVYASKERVTQKDITYEELADPKWKGKICIRDGQHSYNIALIASMIAHHGVDYTRTWLTGLKNNLARKPDGTDRSQAKSIFSGECDIALGNTYYVGLMLTNDREPEEKVWAGSVRVIFPNAGDRGTHVNISGMALTKYAPNKDNALKLMEFLASREAQEIYAKQVFEYPVLPGAEPSDVVKGFGPINPDKLPLTDIAAHRKQASELVDEVGFNDGPTN from the coding sequence ATGGCAAGCTTGAAATCGTGTTTTTCCGCTGCCGTTTTTTCGGGTCTGACGATCCTCTCGGCCGCGCCCGCTGCTTTTGCGGACGGCGAGGTGAACGTCTATTCCTACCGGCAGCCCGAGTTGATTCAGCCGCTGCTCGATGCCTTCACGAAAGAAACGGGCATAGAGGCCAACGTTCTCTTCCTCGACAAGGGTCTGGTGGAGCGCATTCAGGCAGAAGGCGTCAATTCGCCGGCCGACGTGCTGTTGACGGTCGATATCGCCCGGCTTGTCGAGGCGAAAGAAGGCGGCGTCACACAGCCGGTGCTGAACGATCCCGTCATTGAAAAGGATATCCCAGCCAATCTGCGCGATCCGCAAGGCGAATGGTTCGGCCTGACGACGCGTGGCCGCGTGGTATATGCCTCGAAGGAGCGGGTCACCCAGAAAGACATCACCTATGAAGAGCTTGCCGATCCGAAATGGAAGGGCAAGATCTGCATTCGCGACGGCCAGCATTCCTACAATATCGCGCTGATCGCCTCGATGATCGCCCATCATGGCGTCGATTATACCCGGACATGGCTGACCGGCCTTAAGAACAATCTTGCCCGCAAGCCTGATGGAACAGACCGCAGCCAGGCCAAATCGATCTTTTCCGGCGAATGCGATATCGCGCTCGGCAATACCTATTATGTCGGCCTGATGCTGACCAACGACCGCGAGCCGGAGGAAAAGGTCTGGGCGGGATCGGTGCGGGTGATCTTTCCCAATGCGGGAGATCGCGGAACGCATGTGAATATTTCCGGCATGGCGCTGACCAAATACGCACCCAACAAGGACAATGCGCTGAAGCTGATGGAATTCTTGGCATCGCGCGAGGCGCAGGAAATCTATGCCAAGCAGGTCTTCGAATACCCGGTGCTGCCCGGCGCGGAGCCTTCCGATGTCGTGAAGGGCTTCGGCCCCATCAATCCGGACAAGCTGCCACTGACGGATATTGCCGCCCACCGCAAACAGGCATCCGAGCTGGTGGACGAAGTGGGTTTCAACGACGGCCCGACCAATTGA
- a CDS encoding CoA-acylating methylmalonate-semialdehyde dehydrogenase — protein MREIGHFINGKHVSGTSGRTSNVYNPATGEVQATVALASDAELRAAVESAKAAQPKWAATNPQRRARVFFKFVELLNRDMNELAVLLSSEHGKTVEDSKGDIVRGLEVCEFVCGIPHLQKGEFTEGAGPAIDMYSIRQPVGIGAGITPFNFPGMIPMWMFAPAIACGNAFILKPSERDPSLPIRLAELMIEAGLPAGILNVVNGDKGAVDAILTDPDIGAVSFVGSTPIARYVYGTAAMNGKRAQCFGGAKNHMIIMPDADLDQAVNALMGAGYGSAGERCMAVSVAVPVGEETANRLVEKLIPQIEALKIGPYTDDKADMGPLVTKEAQTRVKGLIDSGVEQGAKLLVDGRDFKLQGYEDGYFVGGCLFDHVTPDMDIYKTEIFGPVLSVVRAKNYEDALELPMKHEYGNGVAIYTRDGDAARDFASRINIGMIGINVPIPVPLAYHSFGGWKASSFGDLNQHGTDSIKFWTKTKTITSRWPSGIKSGAEFVMPTMK, from the coding sequence ATGAGGGAAATCGGTCATTTCATCAACGGCAAGCATGTGTCCGGCACCAGTGGACGCACATCTAACGTCTACAACCCGGCAACCGGCGAAGTGCAGGCGACTGTCGCGCTTGCCAGCGACGCCGAGCTGCGCGCTGCCGTGGAAAGCGCAAAAGCGGCACAGCCGAAGTGGGCCGCCACCAACCCGCAGCGCCGCGCCCGCGTTTTCTTCAAGTTCGTCGAACTTCTGAACCGCGACATGAATGAACTGGCGGTGCTGCTCTCCAGCGAGCACGGAAAGACCGTCGAAGATTCCAAGGGCGATATCGTGCGCGGCCTCGAAGTCTGCGAATTCGTCTGCGGCATTCCGCATCTGCAGAAGGGTGAGTTCACCGAGGGCGCAGGTCCCGCCATCGACATGTATTCGATCCGCCAGCCGGTCGGCATCGGTGCGGGCATCACGCCGTTCAACTTTCCCGGCATGATCCCAATGTGGATGTTTGCGCCGGCAATCGCCTGCGGCAACGCCTTTATCCTCAAGCCTTCCGAGCGCGATCCGTCCCTGCCGATCCGCCTTGCCGAACTGATGATCGAGGCAGGTCTTCCGGCCGGCATCCTCAACGTCGTCAATGGTGACAAGGGCGCTGTCGACGCCATCCTGACGGATCCGGATATCGGCGCGGTTTCCTTCGTCGGCTCGACGCCGATTGCCCGCTACGTCTACGGTACTGCCGCCATGAACGGCAAGCGCGCACAGTGCTTCGGCGGCGCGAAGAACCACATGATCATCATGCCTGATGCCGATCTCGATCAGGCCGTGAACGCCTTGATGGGCGCCGGTTACGGTTCGGCCGGCGAGCGCTGCATGGCGGTGTCGGTTGCGGTTCCGGTTGGCGAAGAAACGGCCAACCGTCTCGTTGAAAAGCTCATCCCGCAGATCGAAGCACTAAAGATCGGCCCCTACACCGACGACAAGGCCGATATGGGCCCGCTCGTTACCAAGGAAGCGCAAACGCGCGTCAAGGGTCTGATCGACAGCGGTGTCGAGCAGGGCGCGAAACTGCTGGTCGATGGCCGCGACTTCAAGCTCCAGGGTTATGAAGACGGCTATTTCGTCGGTGGCTGCCTGTTCGACCACGTCACCCCTGACATGGACATCTACAAGACGGAAATCTTCGGACCTGTTCTCTCCGTCGTTCGCGCCAAGAACTACGAAGACGCGCTGGAACTGCCGATGAAGCATGAATATGGCAACGGTGTTGCGATCTACACCCGTGACGGCGATGCTGCGCGTGACTTCGCCAGCCGCATCAATATCGGCATGATCGGCATCAACGTTCCGATCCCTGTTCCGCTCGCCTACCACTCCTTCGGCGGCTGGAAGGCCTCGAGCTTCGGCGATCTCAACCAGCACGGAACGGATTCGATCAAGTTCTGGACGAAGACCAAGACGATCACCTCGCGCTGGCCGTCCGGCATCAAATCGGGTGCCGAATTCGTCATGCCGACGATGAAGTAA
- a CDS encoding putative quinol monooxygenase: protein MSDEPVVRMAEIQIDPTQLDAYRRLLAEEIEASVSLEIGVLALNAVAIKGSPEKIRILEVYADRAAYEAHLQTPHFLKYKEGVAGMVTSLTLLDVEPIMLRSKP from the coding sequence ATGAGCGATGAACCGGTCGTGCGGATGGCTGAAATCCAAATCGATCCAACCCAGCTGGATGCCTATCGCAGACTGCTTGCAGAAGAGATCGAAGCTTCGGTCAGCCTGGAAATTGGTGTGCTTGCATTAAATGCGGTGGCAATTAAAGGCAGCCCGGAAAAGATTCGCATCCTCGAAGTCTACGCGGACCGGGCGGCATATGAAGCGCATCTGCAAACGCCGCATTTTCTGAAATACAAAGAGGGTGTGGCAGGAATGGTGACGTCGCTGACCTTGCTTGACGTCGAACCCATAATGCTGCGCAGCAAACCATGA